CTATGCCAAGATCCATCAGGTTCCGATTCTGCGCGACGCTGAGCTGCCCTTATTCCGCGGCCTGGTGACGGCGGCTCGTCCGTCGTCGGTCTTGGAAATCGGAGCGGCTATCGCTTACTCGACCTTGCAGATTGCCTCGTGCCTGGCGGCGGAAAGCCGCATTACGACGATTGAAATCGACGCAGAACGGATTGCCGCGGCCCGGGATTTTATCGGCCGCTCGCCTTACGGGCCTATGATACGCCTTCTCGAAGGAGACGGCACGGCCCTCCTCGACGGGCTGGACGAGACGTGGGATTTCGTCTTCCTCGACGGCCCGAAGGGCCAGTATTCGCGGCAGCTGGCCAAAATCATGCCTAAGCTGCGGCCCGGCGCCGTCGTCGTAGCCGACAATATAAGCTACCATGATATGTTTTATATCGAAGGGACGGTGCCCCATAAGCACCGCACGGCCGTAGGCCGCCTGCACGAATTTTTGGACATGATCTATGACGATGACCGTTTTGAATCGGTATTTTTTGAAAATGGAGACGGCATGACCGTTTCCCGATGGAAAGGATAGATAATACGCATGCAGAAAATGGAGTTGCTGGCTCCGGCCGGCAATATGGATAAATTGAAAATGGCCCTGTTGTACGGGGCTGACGCCGTGTATTTAGGCGGCAAGTCCTTTGGACTGCGGGCGTTTAGCGACAATTTTTCCCTAGAGGAAATGGAGGACGCTGTCCGCTACGCCCATGGGCTGGGGAAGAAGGTTCATGTGACCGTTAATATCTTTCCCCACAACGCCGACTTAAACGGTTTGCCCGAATACCTGACCAGCCTGCGGGATATTCATGTCGACGCCGTGCTCATCGCCGACCCCGGTATTTTTAGCCTGGCCCGGCAAATCGTACCCGACTTGCCCGTTCATATTTCGACGCAGGCCAACGTGACCAACTGGGCGTCGGCGAAGTTTTGGCATGATGCCGGCGCAAAGCGCGTCGTCATGGCCCGCGAGGTCAGCTTAAAGGACGTAAAGGCCATTCACGATAAGGTGCCCGTCGAGCTGGAAGGCTTCGTGCACGGTGCGATGTGCATTTCCTATTCGGGGCGCTGCCTGCTGAGCAATTACTTTACGGAAAACCGCGATTCCAACCGAGGCCAGTGCGTCCAGTGCTGCCGGTTTAAGTACAACGTCGTCGAAGAAAAGCGGCCGGGCCAGTATTTCCCGGTCATGGAAGACGAACGGGGCACGTATATCTTCAATTCCAAGGACCTGTGCCTTCTGCCGTATCTGCCCGACTTGTACGACGCCGGCTTGTGCAGCCTGAAAATCGAGGGGCGCATGAAGAGCGTTCACTACGTCGCGACGGTCGTCAAGGTATACCGTCAGGCCATCGACGCCTATGAACGGGACCCGGAACATTTCCGCGTCCTGCCTGAATGGGTAGAAGAATTGGAAAAAATTTCTCACCGCCCCTATACGCGGGGCTTTTCCGTGTCCCGTCCGACGGAAGCCGATCAGGTGTACAGCCATTCGAGCAATACGCAGACTCATGAATTCATCGGCCTCGTCCGCTCTTATGATGCGGAACGGAAGCTGGCCTTGATCGAGCAGCGCAACCACTTCAAGGTCGGGCAGACCGTCGAATTTCTCCAGCCCAAGGGGCGTCTGGTACGCTGTGCCGTCCGCCGCATTCTCGATGAAGACGGACAGGACCTCGACGCGGCCCGCCATGCCCAGCAGGTCGTCGCCGTACCTGTAGACGAGCCGTTGGAGGCCTATTCTATGATGCGCCGGGAGATGAAGAACCATGCTTGAGCCGGAATGGGTATACTTCCGCATCCCGCCGCAGGAAATGACATATCTCACGCGGATTCTCGAGGGCTGCGAGTACCTGGGCGTCGTCACGGCCATAGACGGAAAAGCCGGCGTCGGCTTCGTCCGGACGACGGCTGATACGGTAGCGGAGACGCAGGACGTTCTGCAGTCCTTGCCCTTTCCTGTCACCTTACTTTCGTATGAAGAAGCCTGCCGTTGGCAAATGGGAAAAGGATAAATTATTAATTTATAAATATTTATAATATGCGTGAAAGCTTACGAAACCGCTTCTGTTCGCCAGAGGCGGTTTTTTTGTTGCAAAAGGGTAATCTTTCCGTAAAAAGTCAATAATATCTGTGAAAAAGGCGCAATTTGCAGCGTGATTTGCTCTTAATTTTCTCGGCAAAATGGTGTATAATTAGCGTATATTATTTAAAATATGCATAGCTATTCGCGGAAGTATATTTACAAAAGAAAATCCTATAGCATATAGACATAACGTGTGTATTCGGTGGAGTATTGCTGGGATTTTCTTGATGTGAGGAGGAATTTTATATGAGAAAATCCAATTGTCTGGCAATGATTCTGGCGGGCGGGCGAGGGAGCCGTCTGGGCGTCCTGACGAAGGACCAGGCCAAGCCCGGCCTCTTGTTCGGCGGCAAATACCGCATTATCGACTTTCCGCTCAGTAACTGCCGCAACTCTGGTATCAACACTGTCGGCATCCTGACCCAGTACCAGCCGCTGGAGCTGAACTGGTATGTCGGCAACGGCAGCTCGTGGGACTTGGACTCCGACCGGGGCGGCGCGTATATCCTGCCGCCGTATGAAAGCGATGGCGGTTCCAACTGGTACCGTGGCACGGCCGACGCTATTTATCAGAACTTGAATTTCGTCGAAATGGTCGGAGACGACTACGTCCTCATCTTGTCGGGCGACCATATCTATTCTATGGACTACGCTAAAATGCTGGCCTTCCACAAAAAGCATCAGGCGAAAGTCACCATTGCGACCATCCGCGTTCCCTGGGACGAAGCCAGCCGCTTCGGCATCATGGTCGCCGATGAAACGATGCGCATTAATAAATTCCAGGAAAAACCGGCTAAGCCCGAAAGCAACCTGGCTTCCATGGGCATTTATATCTTCGACCGCGACGTATTGGAAAGCTATTTGAAAGCCGACGCAAAGGACGAAAAATCGGAACATGACTTCGGCAAAAACGTCATTCCCGCTATGCTGAAGGACAAGCTGCCCCTGTACGCCTATCCCTTTGAAGGCTACTGGAAGGACGTCGGAACGATCGACAGCCTGTGGCAGGCTAATATGGACCTCATCGCTGACGAACCGCCCCTCGACCTGAACAATCCGGCATGGCGCATTTATTCTGCCAGCCAGAGCATGCCGCCTCATTTCGTAGGTCCCGAAGGCAGCGCCAAGAGCTCTATCGTCGCCGAAGGCTCGGCTATCCTGGGCAACGTCATCAACTCGATCATCTTCTATGACGTGACGATTGAAAAGGGCGCGAAGGTAAGCAATTCCGTCATCCTGCCGGGCACGGTCATCAAGAAAGGCGCCGTCGTCGACAAGGCGATTATCGGCGAACGCTGCGTCATCCATGACGGCGCCGTCGTACAGAACGAAGACGGCTCTATCGCCGTATTGGGCAGAAACGAAGAAAAGCTGGCAGCTAAAAAAGGGGAGGCATAACATATGAACAGCAACATGATTGCAATAATTAACCTTAGAAACGAAAGCCCGCTCCGCGAGCTCAATGAAAAACGGCCCTTGGCGACCATTCCCGTAGGCGGCAAATTCCGCCTCATCGACTTTACGCTGTCCAATCTGGTCAACGCCGGCGTATCGCAGGTCGGACTCTTGTTGTCGGCCCAGTCGCGCTCCGTATTGGACCACATCCGCTCCGGTAAGGAATGGGGCCTGGCACGCAAAGGCGACGGCCTGTTCTATCTGCCGGAAGAAGTAGAAGATGTCGTTCATCCTACAGAAGGCGACGTACCGGCTTACTATAAAAACCTCATGTTCGTCGAACGGGGCAATAAGCCGTACATCTTGCTGACAGGCTGCGACATGGTGCAGAACATCGACTACGACGAAGTGCTCCATTTCCACCGCCGTCACAACGCCGACGTCACCCTCATTTACCAGAAGCAGAAATACGAATTTAACCGCAGCGGCTACGCCCTGAATATCGGCGAAAACGACCGCGTCCTGGACATTGAATCGCGGGAAACGCTGGCAGCCGGCGAAAACCTGTATCAGCGGGGCGTCCTCATCGACAGCAAGGTCTTTGAAAGCTGCATCCGCAAGGCCTATACGCAGGGGTACAACTACCTGATTACGGACGTGCTGAAGCGCAATGTAGACCGCTTGCGCATTTTCGGTTATAATTATCAAGGATATGCGAAGCGGATCGATACCATCGATTCGTACTTCCAGGTCAACATGGATCTGCTCGACGCCAAGACGTGGCACGACTTGTTCCTCAAGGACAAGCAGCACCACATCTACACGAAGATCAAAGACGAAGCGCCGGCTAAGTACATGGAAGAATCGCATGTCAGCAATTCTCTCGTAGCAAACGGCTGCATTATCGAAGGCCGCGTCGAAAATTCCATCTTGTTCCGCAAGGTCAAGGTCGGCAAGAACGCCGTCATCCGCAACAGCATCATCATGCAGCATACGGTCATCGGCGACGATGCCCAGCTCGACTACGTCGTATGCGACAAGAACGCCGTAGTGCAGCCTGAGGCCATTTTGTCCGGCACCAAGGACAAACCGCTGTGCATCGGAAAATGCACTGTAATTTAAGAAGAGGTATAGAAGAACAATGAAAAAATGGCAGGATAAGGAAGAATTCAAGAAGATATTTACTGAAAAGGCGCATGTCTTGTGGGAAAAAGAACTCAGAGATCTGACGCTCAACGAAGTATACCAGACGATTGCCTACATGATACGCGACTTGGTCAGTGAAGATTGGATTCGTACGAACGAAGTGTACGCCGAGCAAAAGGCGAAACAGGTCTATTATTTCTCGATTGAATTTTTGCTGGGACGCTTGCTCCAGTCCAACCTCATCGGCATCGGCTTGGAAGATATTTGCCGGCAGGGCTTGGAAGATCTGGGCTGGAAGCTGGAAGACGTCGTTCCGCAGGAACGGGACCCGGGCTTGGGCAACGGCGGCTTAGGCCGTCTGGCAGCCTGCTTCATCGACTCCCTGGCGGCGCTGCAGCTGCCGGGACACGGATGCAGCATCCGCTACCAGTACGGGCTGTTCAACCAGCGCATCGTCGACGGCCAGCAGGTAGAGCTTCCTGACAACTGGCTGGTCAACGGCTATCCCTGGGAAGTCAAGCGAGTAGATAAGGCCGTAAACGTCCGCTTCGGCGGCAACGCCTACATGCGGCCGACGGAAGACGGAGAGCTCGAATGCGTTCACGAAAATTATTCGTCTGTCCGCGCCGTCCCGTACGACGTTCCTGTCATTGGCTATCATAACGACACCGTCAATACGCTGCGCCTGTGGCGGGCCGAATACTCCCGGGAAGACTTGTACCGCGAGCTGACCCTCGGCGACCGCCACCGGGCGTTCCGCTACAAGAACAACGTACAGCTCATTTCCCGCTTCCTCTATCCGGAAGACAGCACGGAAGATGGCCGCCGCCTGCGCCTGATGCAGGAATACTTCATGGTTTCGGCAGGCCTGCAGAGCATCGTACGTCACTATAAGAGAAAATACAAGGAAAGCATGTACAAGTTCGACCAGTACATCGCCATCCACATCAACGACACCCATCCGGCTCTGGTCGTGCCGGAACTGATGCGCATCCTCCTCGACGAGGAAGGCATGGCCTGGGAAGACGCATGGGATATTACGTGCCGTACCGTGGCCTATACGAACCACACGATTTTGCCGGAAGCCATGGAAAAATGGTCTATCCCCATGTTCCAGTCGCTCCTGCCGCGCATTTATCTCATCGTCGAAGAAATCAACAACCGCTGGCTCAAGGAAGTGCGCCGCCTCTATCCGGGCGACGAAAACAAAGCCCGCAGCGTAGCCATCCTTTGGGACGGTCAGGTTCACATGGCTCATTTGTCCGTACTGGGCAGCCACAGCGTCAACGGCGTTGCGGAAATCCACTCGCAGATCCTGAAGGATTCGACGCTCCATCAGTTCTACACGATTTTCCCGAACCGTTTCTCCAACAAGACCAACGGCGTTACGCACCGCCGCTGGCTTATCGAAGCCAATCCGCAGCTGTCGGACCTCATCGACGAAGCGATCGGCGACGAATGGCGTCTTGAACCGTCCAAGCTCATCCGCTTGAAGACCGTTTCCAGCGACAGCGCCTTCCTGGATAAGCTGGCGAAGGTGAAGAAAGCCCGCAAGGAAATTCTGGCTGACTATATCAAGAAGGAATACGATACGAATATCGCCGTCGATTCGATTTTCGACATTCAGATCAAGCGCATTCATCTATACAAACGGCAGCTGTTGAATATCCTCGGCATCCTTCACCTGTACTATACGCTGAAAGCAAATCCGGACCTGCGCGTCCGCCCGCACACGTTCCTGTTCGGCGGCAAGGCTGCGTCGGGCTACGGCGAAGCTAAGCAGACGATCAAGCTTATCAACGTCGTGGCCAACATGATAAACCGCGACAAGCAGGTGAACAAGCAGCTGAAGGTACTGTTCCTGGAGAACTACAACGTATCCTTGGGACAGCTCCTGTTCCCGGCGGCCGACGTGAGCGAGCAGATTTCCACGGCCGGCAAGGAAGCGTCCGGCACGGGCAATATGAAATTCATGATGAACGGGGCCATTACGCTGGGTACGATGGACGGGGCCAACGTAGAAATCTGCCGCGAAGTCGGCATGGAACACTGCGTCATCTTCGGCCTGCGGGCGGAAGAAGTCATGAATTACTACATGCACGGCGGCTATTCGTCGTGGAACATGTACAGCTCGGACCCGCGTATCCGCCAGCTCATGAACTCGCTTGTAGACGGCTCCATCAACGGCGAACATTTCGGCATGCTGTACGAATCGCTGCTGGACCGCAACGACGAATTCTTTGTCCTCAAGGATTTCGCCGCCTACTGCGAGGCCCATACGGAAATATCCCGCCGCTACGCAAATCAAAAGCAGTGGTTCCATTCCAGCGCCATCAACATCGCCCATTCGGGCTACTTCTCCAGCGACAGGACGATTCAGCAGTATGCATCTGACATTTGGCGTATTAAACCCGTCAAGGTATAATCAGTCAGGGGGAATGCTTACATGAAACTCAGTGCAATTGACGAATACGGTACGTTTCTGTACCATCAGGGAACAAACTACGCCAGCTACCGTTTGTTCGGCGCTCATTTTACCGTTCTCCGCCGCAGATCGTGCGTGCGCTTTTCCGTCTGGGCTCCCCATGCCCAGAAGGTAAGCGTCGTCGGCGATTTCAACCAGTGGGACATTGAAGCCAATCCTATGGAACGGTGCGGCGCCGGCAACGGCATCTGGGTTACGTATATCGAAGGCCTTCAGGAAGGGGACATTTACAAATACGCCGTCACGACGGCGTCGGGCGAAGTGCTCATGAAGAGCGATCCCTATGCCTTCTGGTCGGAAGTGCGCCCCAACACGGCCTCTAAGATCACCAAGCTCCGCTATACGTGGAAGGACAAAAAGTGGCAGAACAGCCGCGAGCAGTACGACTCGTACCGCAAGCCCATGCTGACCTATGAAGTGCATCTCGGCTCGTGGTGCCGCGACGAAGAAGGCAATATGCTGACATACCGCGAAATCGCCGACAAGCTCGTGGAATACGTCACGTCTATGAACTATACGCACATCGAAATCATGCCCCTGTGCGAATATCCCTTCGACGGCTCGTGGGGCTATCAGGCGACAGGGTACTTCTCGGCGACGAGCCGCTACGGTGCGCCGGAAGACTTCATGTACCTCGTCGACACATGCCA
This region of Megasphaera stantonii genomic DNA includes:
- a CDS encoding O-methyltransferase, which gives rise to MTELWDEMKAYAKIHQVPILRDAELPLFRGLVTAARPSSVLEIGAAIAYSTLQIASCLAAESRITTIEIDAERIAAARDFIGRSPYGPMIRLLEGDGTALLDGLDETWDFVFLDGPKGQYSRQLAKIMPKLRPGAVVVADNISYHDMFYIEGTVPHKHRTAVGRLHEFLDMIYDDDRFESVFFENGDGMTVSRWKG
- a CDS encoding peptidase U32 family protein, which encodes MELLAPAGNMDKLKMALLYGADAVYLGGKSFGLRAFSDNFSLEEMEDAVRYAHGLGKKVHVTVNIFPHNADLNGLPEYLTSLRDIHVDAVLIADPGIFSLARQIVPDLPVHISTQANVTNWASAKFWHDAGAKRVVMAREVSLKDVKAIHDKVPVELEGFVHGAMCISYSGRCLLSNYFTENRDSNRGQCVQCCRFKYNVVEEKRPGQYFPVMEDERGTYIFNSKDLCLLPYLPDLYDAGLCSLKIEGRMKSVHYVATVVKVYRQAIDAYERDPEHFRVLPEWVEELEKISHRPYTRGFSVSRPTEADQVYSHSSNTQTHEFIGLVRSYDAERKLALIEQRNHFKVGQTVEFLQPKGRLVRCAVRRILDEDGQDLDAARHAQQVVAVPVDEPLEAYSMMRREMKNHA
- a CDS encoding DUF4911 domain-containing protein, with protein sequence MLEPEWVYFRIPPQEMTYLTRILEGCEYLGVVTAIDGKAGVGFVRTTADTVAETQDVLQSLPFPVTLLSYEEACRWQMGKG
- a CDS encoding glucose-1-phosphate adenylyltransferase, giving the protein MRKSNCLAMILAGGRGSRLGVLTKDQAKPGLLFGGKYRIIDFPLSNCRNSGINTVGILTQYQPLELNWYVGNGSSWDLDSDRGGAYILPPYESDGGSNWYRGTADAIYQNLNFVEMVGDDYVLILSGDHIYSMDYAKMLAFHKKHQAKVTIATIRVPWDEASRFGIMVADETMRINKFQEKPAKPESNLASMGIYIFDRDVLESYLKADAKDEKSEHDFGKNVIPAMLKDKLPLYAYPFEGYWKDVGTIDSLWQANMDLIADEPPLDLNNPAWRIYSASQSMPPHFVGPEGSAKSSIVAEGSAILGNVINSIIFYDVTIEKGAKVSNSVILPGTVIKKGAVVDKAIIGERCVIHDGAVVQNEDGSIAVLGRNEEKLAAKKGEA
- the glgD gene encoding glucose-1-phosphate adenylyltransferase subunit GlgD is translated as MNSNMIAIINLRNESPLRELNEKRPLATIPVGGKFRLIDFTLSNLVNAGVSQVGLLLSAQSRSVLDHIRSGKEWGLARKGDGLFYLPEEVEDVVHPTEGDVPAYYKNLMFVERGNKPYILLTGCDMVQNIDYDEVLHFHRRHNADVTLIYQKQKYEFNRSGYALNIGENDRVLDIESRETLAAGENLYQRGVLIDSKVFESCIRKAYTQGYNYLITDVLKRNVDRLRIFGYNYQGYAKRIDTIDSYFQVNMDLLDAKTWHDLFLKDKQHHIYTKIKDEAPAKYMEESHVSNSLVANGCIIEGRVENSILFRKVKVGKNAVIRNSIIMQHTVIGDDAQLDYVVCDKNAVVQPEAILSGTKDKPLCIGKCTVI
- a CDS encoding glycogen/starch/alpha-glucan phosphorylase, producing the protein MKKWQDKEEFKKIFTEKAHVLWEKELRDLTLNEVYQTIAYMIRDLVSEDWIRTNEVYAEQKAKQVYYFSIEFLLGRLLQSNLIGIGLEDICRQGLEDLGWKLEDVVPQERDPGLGNGGLGRLAACFIDSLAALQLPGHGCSIRYQYGLFNQRIVDGQQVELPDNWLVNGYPWEVKRVDKAVNVRFGGNAYMRPTEDGELECVHENYSSVRAVPYDVPVIGYHNDTVNTLRLWRAEYSREDLYRELTLGDRHRAFRYKNNVQLISRFLYPEDSTEDGRRLRLMQEYFMVSAGLQSIVRHYKRKYKESMYKFDQYIAIHINDTHPALVVPELMRILLDEEGMAWEDAWDITCRTVAYTNHTILPEAMEKWSIPMFQSLLPRIYLIVEEINNRWLKEVRRLYPGDENKARSVAILWDGQVHMAHLSVLGSHSVNGVAEIHSQILKDSTLHQFYTIFPNRFSNKTNGVTHRRWLIEANPQLSDLIDEAIGDEWRLEPSKLIRLKTVSSDSAFLDKLAKVKKARKEILADYIKKEYDTNIAVDSIFDIQIKRIHLYKRQLLNILGILHLYYTLKANPDLRVRPHTFLFGGKAASGYGEAKQTIKLINVVANMINRDKQVNKQLKVLFLENYNVSLGQLLFPAADVSEQISTAGKEASGTGNMKFMMNGAITLGTMDGANVEICREVGMEHCVIFGLRAEEVMNYYMHGGYSSWNMYSSDPRIRQLMNSLVDGSINGEHFGMLYESLLDRNDEFFVLKDFAAYCEAHTEISRRYANQKQWFHSSAINIAHSGYFSSDRTIQQYASDIWRIKPVKV